A single Pseudodesulfovibrio aespoeensis Aspo-2 DNA region contains:
- a CDS encoding membrane protein, giving the protein MVLDLSWPVLWHGLLWPLMRLTFFISLGLFVGNLIESLHWTRHAARLADPLARRARLKDVSAASFSMAFFSGVTANTMLSEAHEKGTISDRELMLSNLFNSLPTYFLHLPTVFFIAAPFIGATAAVYVGLTALAAVLRTGAIVAAGRFLLPPVPEGCLPCRLDEAEAKRDRGSALRKTWRRFLKRLPKVLYLTAPIYTVFFLLKQAGLFAWLEDLLAGQVGLFSFLPPEALSIVVFHMAAEFTAGLAVASALITDAGLTQPQVVLALMLGNVLSSPMRAFRHQFPYYAGIFRPRMAMKLIVCNQALRVVSLVLVGTVYALLA; this is encoded by the coding sequence ATGGTGCTCGACCTGTCGTGGCCCGTGCTCTGGCACGGCCTGCTCTGGCCGCTCATGCGGCTGACCTTCTTCATCAGTCTCGGCCTGTTTGTCGGCAACCTCATCGAATCGCTGCACTGGACCCGCCACGCGGCCCGGCTGGCCGATCCGCTGGCCCGACGCGCCCGGCTCAAGGACGTGTCCGCCGCCAGCTTCTCCATGGCCTTCTTCTCGGGTGTCACGGCCAATACCATGCTCTCCGAGGCCCATGAAAAGGGGACCATCAGCGACCGCGAGCTGATGCTCTCCAACCTCTTCAACAGCCTGCCCACCTATTTCCTGCATCTGCCCACCGTGTTTTTCATCGCCGCCCCGTTCATCGGGGCCACGGCGGCGGTCTATGTGGGGCTGACGGCCCTGGCCGCCGTGCTGCGCACCGGGGCCATCGTGGCCGCGGGCCGGTTTCTGCTGCCGCCCGTGCCAGAGGGGTGCCTGCCTTGCCGCCTGGATGAGGCCGAAGCCAAGCGCGACCGGGGCTCGGCCCTGCGCAAGACGTGGCGGCGGTTCCTCAAGCGGCTGCCCAAGGTGCTCTACCTGACCGCGCCCATCTACACCGTCTTTTTCCTGCTCAAGCAGGCGGGTCTTTTCGCCTGGCTCGAAGACCTTCTGGCCGGGCAGGTGGGGCTGTTCTCGTTCCTGCCGCCCGAGGCCCTGTCCATCGTCGTCTTTCACATGGCTGCCGAGTTCACCGCCGGACTGGCCGTGGCCAGCGCGCTCATCACCGACGCCGGGCTGACCCAGCCCCAGGTGGTCCTGGCCCTGATGCTCGGCAATGTCCTGTCCTCGCCCATGCGCGCCTTTCGTCACCAGTTTCCCTACTACGCGGGCATTTTCAGGCCGCGCATGGCCATGAAGCTCATCGTCTGCAATCAGGCCCTGCGCGTGGTCAGCCTCGTCCTGGTCGGCACGGTCTACGCCCTGTTGGCCTGA
- a CDS encoding bactofilin family protein, translated as MGLFKKKKSEHTELNAFLGVGTEYRGKLDFVGTVRIDGRFEGEISTDGDLILGRKATVTGTVRVGRLTSCGRIEGDVTVKEHAVLEKTSVLTGTLNTPVLEVERGAIVEGNIVMTGGAPARQKVVSADFGGKGAQTDATADIPVARTGSDDSSM; from the coding sequence ATGGGTCTGTTCAAGAAGAAGAAAAGCGAACACACGGAACTCAATGCCTTTCTGGGTGTGGGCACCGAATACCGCGGCAAGCTCGACTTTGTGGGCACCGTGCGCATCGATGGCCGCTTTGAGGGCGAAATTTCCACGGACGGGGACCTGATCCTGGGCCGCAAGGCAACGGTCACGGGAACCGTCAGGGTCGGCAGGCTGACCTCCTGTGGCCGCATCGAAGGCGATGTGACGGTCAAGGAGCACGCCGTGCTTGAAAAGACCTCGGTACTGACCGGCACCCTAAACACGCCGGTACTCGAAGTGGAGCGCGGTGCCATCGTCGAGGGCAACATCGTCATGACCGGGGGCGCACCCGCCCGACAGAAGGTGGTTTCCGCCGACTTTGGCGGCAAGGGTGCCCAGACGGATGCAACGGCGGATATCCCGGTCGCCAGAACCGGCTCCGATGACTCAAGCATGTAA
- a CDS encoding CPBP family intramembrane glutamic endopeptidase, whose translation MSRAAILFLAYLPYYLNDFVNIFVADYTAWVLIDYALRLAVIGFLLCMLRRGALTRDALGLTLPPVTDFVLWTVATSAAAMAFLWLSEFVLAPYFPPGALGDVPLDTASPLFRFDATAGLVLVAVSEEMVCRGLTLSVLRPRLSIPALYAVSALLFSLMHWSLSAHTLTDALVYGLILVPATLATGSIWPSVLVHFLVNFVLYHL comes from the coding sequence ATGAGCCGCGCCGCCATCCTCTTCCTCGCCTACCTGCCTTACTATCTCAATGATTTCGTCAATATCTTCGTCGCGGACTACACCGCCTGGGTGCTCATCGACTATGCCCTGCGCCTGGCGGTGATCGGCTTTCTCCTGTGCATGCTCCGGCGCGGCGCGCTGACCCGCGACGCGCTGGGCCTCACCCTTCCGCCAGTCACGGACTTTGTCCTGTGGACCGTGGCCACCTCGGCGGCGGCCATGGCCTTTCTCTGGCTCTCGGAGTTCGTGCTCGCGCCGTACTTTCCGCCCGGCGCGCTGGGCGACGTGCCGCTCGACACGGCCTCGCCCCTGTTTCGTTTCGACGCCACAGCCGGGCTGGTCCTGGTGGCCGTGAGCGAGGAAATGGTCTGCCGGGGCCTGACCCTGAGCGTGCTGCGCCCCCGCCTCTCCATCCCGGCCCTGTATGCGGTCTCCGCGCTCCTCTTCTCGCTCATGCACTGGTCCCTTTCGGCCCATACCCTGACGGACGCCCTTGTCTACGGCCTCATCCTCGTGCCCGCCACCCTGGCCACCGGCTCCATCTGGCCGTCCGTCCTGGTCCACTTTCTGGTGAATTTTGTTCTCTACCATTTGTAG
- a CDS encoding glycosyltransferase, translating into MARPQENPSLPPVVHHTGLEWTGGATRVARLLAEGMAPSDVTARLTCEVGESEIHRQESLLAASVIAPDQFGLQLAPDEMAHVHCTGDWPGLLGSIPEGSRVVITLHDCELFTGGCPYPLGCPVLEQGCLGPCPRAFADSDRVRRHKHQLLHRLDPTLAAPSRWLARLARTHLHQPVAVIPNGIPWPDRPMPRREARARLGILPAARMAVFAAHGGQGAAYKSGGDWRALWQAVKARVPKALCFAVGGDSEGREDDLVIWPYVERERLALLMAAADTLLYPTLADNHSLVILEAMAQGLPVVAYAVGGVPEQVSHDATGLLVEPGNSDAFVEAAAALLNDPARCRELGTNAFAAGRRRFSVARMVTDYLRIYRQLQEPRPARSTP; encoded by the coding sequence GTGGCCCGCCCGCAGGAAAATCCAAGTCTGCCGCCCGTGGTCCATCACACGGGCCTTGAGTGGACCGGCGGCGCCACGCGCGTGGCCCGGCTGCTCGCCGAGGGCATGGCCCCATCAGACGTGACTGCCCGGCTGACCTGCGAGGTGGGCGAATCCGAAATCCATCGGCAGGAGTCGCTCCTGGCCGCCTCGGTAATCGCGCCGGACCAGTTCGGCCTGCAACTGGCCCCGGACGAGATGGCGCATGTCCACTGCACCGGCGACTGGCCCGGCCTGCTCGGCTCCATCCCGGAAGGCAGCCGGGTGGTCATAACCCTGCACGACTGCGAGCTGTTCACCGGCGGCTGCCCCTATCCCCTCGGCTGCCCTGTCCTGGAACAGGGATGCCTTGGCCCGTGCCCCCGCGCCTTTGCCGACAGCGACCGGGTGCGCAGGCACAAGCACCAACTGCTGCACCGGCTGGACCCGACGCTGGCGGCCCCCTCGCGCTGGCTGGCCCGGCTGGCGCGAACCCACCTGCACCAGCCCGTGGCAGTCATTCCCAACGGCATCCCCTGGCCCGACCGGCCCATGCCCCGCCGCGAGGCGCGCGCCCGGCTGGGCATCCTCCCGGCGGCCCGGATGGCCGTGTTCGCGGCCCACGGCGGCCAGGGCGCGGCCTACAAGTCCGGGGGCGACTGGCGCGCCCTGTGGCAGGCGGTCAAGGCGCGCGTGCCCAAGGCCCTCTGTTTTGCCGTGGGCGGCGACAGCGAGGGGCGCGAGGACGATCTGGTCATCTGGCCCTATGTGGAACGCGAGCGCCTCGCCCTGCTCATGGCCGCGGCAGACACGCTCCTCTACCCGACCCTGGCCGACAACCACTCCCTGGTCATCCTCGAAGCCATGGCCCAGGGGTTGCCCGTGGTGGCCTACGCCGTGGGCGGAGTGCCGGAGCAGGTCTCCCACGACGCCACCGGCCTGCTGGTGGAGCCGGGGAACAGCGATGCCTTTGTCGAGGCCGCAGCCGCGCTCCTGAACGACCCGGCCCGCTGCCGCGAGCTGGGGACAAATGCCTTTGCCGCTGGCCGCAGGCGGTTCTCCGTAGCACGCATGGTCACCGATTATCTCAGGATCTACCGGCAGCTTCAGGAACCGCGCCCGGCCCGGAGCACCCCATGA